From a region of the Gloeocapsa sp. PCC 73106 genome:
- the pyrR gene encoding bifunctional pyr operon transcriptional regulator/uracil phosphoribosyltransferase PyrR — translation MDKVISILSEEEIRRTITRLASEVIEKSGNLSNLVLLGIYTRGVPLAQLLANQISILEQVEVSVGALDITFYRDDLDKIALRTPAKTDIPFDLTQKTVVLVDDVIYKGRTIRAALNAVTEYGRPALIRLLVLVDRGHRELPIHPDFTGKMLPTATEERVKVYLEDVDGRDAVELIKAL, via the coding sequence ATGGATAAAGTCATTTCCATTCTCTCTGAAGAAGAGATCCGTCGCACTATTACTCGTCTTGCTTCTGAGGTAATTGAAAAGTCAGGGAATCTCTCTAACCTAGTTTTGCTAGGTATTTATACTAGAGGCGTTCCCCTGGCTCAATTACTAGCTAATCAAATTAGTATCCTGGAACAAGTAGAAGTATCGGTAGGTGCACTAGACATAACCTTTTATCGAGATGATTTGGACAAAATCGCCCTCAGAACACCTGCTAAAACGGATATTCCTTTTGATTTGACCCAAAAAACCGTAGTTCTAGTGGATGATGTGATTTATAAGGGGCGTACTATTCGCGCTGCTTTGAATGCGGTGACTGAATACGGACGTCCCGCTTTGATTCGTCTTTTGGTTTTAGTCGATAGAGGACACCGAGAATTACCTATTCATCCTGATTTCACAGGAAAAATGTTACCTACTGCTACGGAAGAAAGAGTCAAGGTTTATTTAGAAGACGTTGATGGTAGAGATGCGGTAGAGTTGATCAAAGCTCTTTAA
- a CDS encoding Stp1/IreP family PP2C-type Ser/Thr phosphatase — translation MKLRFTGLSDLGLVRSVNQDSYYVDDPGGRFFIVADGMGGHAGGQEASSIAIKEIQAYLEKHWDDPTATDILLEQAFSQANQGILKDQSEHPDRGDMGTTAVLLLFRGEASWAAHVGDSRLYRLRAANLEQVTEDHTWVARAIKNGDLTREEARIHPWRHVLSQCLGRKDIYQIDLQTVEVQPGDRFLLCSDGLTEEVPDELISKLLAETPEQAAQMLVEEAKEAGGSDNITVVIVETF, via the coding sequence ATGAAACTTCGCTTCACGGGTCTTTCAGATCTTGGACTAGTTCGCTCAGTCAATCAAGATAGTTATTATGTTGATGACCCTGGGGGACGCTTCTTTATAGTTGCTGACGGTATGGGGGGACACGCAGGAGGACAAGAAGCAAGTTCAATCGCCATTAAGGAAATACAAGCATATCTAGAAAAACACTGGGATGATCCCACAGCCACGGATATTCTGTTAGAACAGGCTTTTTCCCAAGCCAATCAAGGTATTCTTAAGGACCAATCAGAACATCCCGATAGAGGCGATATGGGCACTACTGCTGTGCTCTTACTTTTCCGTGGGGAGGCATCCTGGGCAGCTCATGTTGGGGATTCTCGTCTGTATCGTTTACGCGCTGCTAACTTAGAACAGGTGACCGAAGACCATACTTGGGTCGCTAGAGCCATCAAAAATGGGGATTTAACTAGAGAAGAAGCGAGGATCCATCCCTGGCGCCATGTACTATCTCAGTGCTTGGGGCGCAAGGATATCTATCAGATAGATTTACAAACCGTAGAGGTACAACCAGGCGATCGCTTTCTTCTCTGTAGCGACGGTCTCACCGAAGAAGTCCCAGATGAGTTAATTAGTAAATTACTAGCTGAAACTCCAGAACAAGCGGCTCAAATGCTCGTTGAAGAAGCTAAAGAGGCTGGAGGCTCAGATAATATAACTGTAGTAATTGTTGAAACTTTTTAA